Below is a genomic region from Rhodohalobacter mucosus.
CGAACGCGCGGAGACATCCCCGAACACGGTTCTGAGGCAGGCTTTGGTAGAACTTCTCTTGGTGCAAGGTTTGGGGGATCCCTCCACTTCGGTAGGGATGACAGTTGTGGGTTTCGTCTGACGTCTGACGTCTCACACACAATCCGCATTGATTACAACCTCTCTGTTCACTATATACCTGATTATTTATCATGTAACGGATAAACGAGTCGTTATGTACAAATACTGGAACGAGATTGAAGAGCTGATCAACCGCACCCTAGTTCTGGAGCCGGCGGAGCGGATTTCCTACCTCAAAGAAACCTGCAGCGGCAATCAGGAGATGCTGGAGGAGGCGATCGACTATCTTTCCTTCATTGAAAAGGCCGAACGCGAAAACTACCTGGACAACAGCCTTGCTTCATCGGACACCTTCGGCAAGGAGATGTCCGGCCTGCTGGCGGGGCAGGACGAACTCAGGCACATCATCGGCAAAAAAGTGGGTCCCTATGAGATCAAAAAGCTGCTGGGCGAGGGCGGCATGGGGTCGGTATACCTCGCAGAACGCGTGGACGGAGACTTTGAGCAGAAAGCCGCGATCAAATTCTTGCGCGGCGGCTTCTTCTCCCCCTATCTGCGCGAGCGGTTCCGCAGGGAAAAAAACGCCCTCTCACGGCTGCAGCACCCCAATATCGCGCGGCTGCTCGACGGGGGTATTACACCCGAGGGGTCTCCCTATTTCATCATGGAATATGTGGAGGGAACACCGATCCACCGCTATTGTGACGAGCATAAGCTGTCAATCAATAACCGCCTGGACTTGTTTATGCAGGTGTGTGAGGCCGTGCAGCACGCTCATTCCAAACTGGTGATCCACCGCGACCTGAAACCGGAAAACATCCTGGTTACCGCAGGCGGGCAGGTGAAGGTGATGGATTTTGGCATCGCCAAGCTGCTTTCCACTGACGGCGAAACCGATCCCGATGCACCGGATATCACGCGTCAGGGACATGTTGTGGCCAGCTTTGACATTGCAGCTCCCGAGCAGCTGGCCTCCGGCGAGTCGACCGTACGCACAGACGTGTACGGCCTCGGAGCTCTGCTCTACCTATTGGTTACCGGCAACACCCTATTCCGTTTTACAGGCCGCGAATCGCTGCAGCAGGCCGAGAAGATTGTGCGGGAAACAGAGCCCTCCCGTCCTTCGGAATCGGAAGACCCGTCTGCTGGCTCCATATCGCGTGATTTGGACGCCATTATTCTAAAAGCGGTTCGTAAACAAGCGGACGACCGCTACGCCTCGGTTACCCATTTTCGTGAAGACCTGCACCGTTACCGGCATAAACTGCCCGTGGAGGCCCGTAAAGGCACACTCCGCTACCGCGCCGGACGCTTCATCCGGCGAAACGCCTATCCCCTGGCGGGTGCCGCAGCCCTGCTGATCGCGATCAGCGGATTTACGTTTTATCATGTGGACCGGCTCACGCAGGAGCGCAATCTGGCCAATGCGGAAGCGGAGAAAGTCCGCCAGATCCGGGATCTGATGATCGACATTTTTTCCGCCAACGATCCGCGGTCGGCTTCGTTTGCCACGATTGACCTGACGGTCAGCCAGGCGCTTTCGATGGGCATCAACAGGGTTACCGAAAACTTTTCGGAGAACCCGGAAGTGAACCTGGAGCTTCTGTCGGCAATCGGCGCAACACTGACCAATGTGGAGGATTATGAGAATGCGTTCACTGCGTACATGTATGCCCTCGACCAGACGGAACAGCAGTTTGGACGCAACAGCCCGGAGTACTCCGTAGCACTGACCAGTATGGCCGACCTGATGTCCAAATCCGACAGCCTCAACCGCGCGCTGGAGTATGCCGATGAATCGATTGTGGTTCTTGAAGAGGCCGACGATGCAACGACCCTGGATGTAGCCAACCGTTACGGAACCAAAGGATATATTCAGGGACGGATGGGACAATTTGAAGATGCCAGGGCCACACTTGAAACCGCCGATAGTCTCTATAGGGCCGACGGCTACGACCAGACCCTGGGTTACTATCGCAACCTGAGCAACCTGGCAGATCTCTACACGGCCATGAGAAATTTTGAGGCTGCCGAAGAGGCCCTGCTCACATCCACTCAGTATTATGAGTCCATCTATGACGGGATGCACGACGACATAGTCACCAATACCTCCAAGCTGGGGAATCTCTACCTCCGGATGAGCCAGAATAAAAAAGCGGAGGAGTACCTTTTGCGGGCACTCGAGCTCAGAAAGCAGTATTACGGTGAAAACAGTACGTCCACAGCCACAACGCACTCCTACCTCTTCTCGAACTACCGTGTGCTGGATGAGCCGGAAAAAGCGCTCTATCACGCCACTCGATACGCGGAGATCAACCTGTCGATCCACGGGGAAGAGAGCGTGTATTACTCACATGCCCTCAATCAAACTGGTCTGGCAAGAAAGGAGGCGGGTGATATCGCCGGTGCGGAGCGGGATTTTATGGAGTCGATCCGCATCAAGAAAGAGATTTTGCCGGCCAACAGCACCTATCTGGGGGTGACTTATTACAACATGGGCGACCTGCTGCACGGCACGGGCGACTATCTTCGCGCGCTGGACTATTTTGAGCGGGTGCTGGAGATCGACATGGAAAATTACGGTGCCGATCATCCGGAAATTGCCCTCGATCTGACCAAGATAGGCGTGGTGCAGCGCGACATGGAGCAGTTCGACGAGGCGCTTGAAACCTTCGGCCGGGCCGGGGAGATCTATGAGGCGAAATATCCCGAGACCCACTATCGAAAGGGGCAGTACCATATGGAAGTCGGGAAGCTGTATGCCATGAAGGAGCAAAACGCTGATGCGCTTGAGCATTTTAACGCGGCGCT
It encodes:
- a CDS encoding serine/threonine-protein kinase; its protein translation is MYKYWNEIEELINRTLVLEPAERISYLKETCSGNQEMLEEAIDYLSFIEKAERENYLDNSLASSDTFGKEMSGLLAGQDELRHIIGKKVGPYEIKKLLGEGGMGSVYLAERVDGDFEQKAAIKFLRGGFFSPYLRERFRREKNALSRLQHPNIARLLDGGITPEGSPYFIMEYVEGTPIHRYCDEHKLSINNRLDLFMQVCEAVQHAHSKLVIHRDLKPENILVTAGGQVKVMDFGIAKLLSTDGETDPDAPDITRQGHVVASFDIAAPEQLASGESTVRTDVYGLGALLYLLVTGNTLFRFTGRESLQQAEKIVRETEPSRPSESEDPSAGSISRDLDAIILKAVRKQADDRYASVTHFREDLHRYRHKLPVEARKGTLRYRAGRFIRRNAYPLAGAAALLIAISGFTFYHVDRLTQERNLANAEAEKVRQIRDLMIDIFSANDPRSASFATIDLTVSQALSMGINRVTENFSENPEVNLELLSAIGATLTNVEDYENAFTAYMYALDQTEQQFGRNSPEYSVALTSMADLMSKSDSLNRALEYADESIVVLEEADDATTLDVANRYGTKGYIQGRMGQFEDARATLETADSLYRADGYDQTLGYYRNLSNLADLYTAMRNFEAAEEALLTSTQYYESIYDGMHDDIVTNTSKLGNLYLRMSQNKKAEEYLLRALELRKQYYGENSTSTATTHSYLFSNYRVLDEPEKALYHATRYAEINLSIHGEESVYYSHALNQTGLARKEAGDIAGAERDFMESIRIKKEILPANSTYLGVTYYNMGDLLHGTGDYLRALDYFERVLEIDMENYGADHPEIALDLTKIGVVQRDMEQFDEALETFGRAGEIYEAKYPETHYRKGQYHMEVGKLYAMKEQNADALEHFNAALAINRSNFDETHSAVVEAREWAERMGDGR